In Aureibaculum algae, the following are encoded in one genomic region:
- a CDS encoding tRNA-binding protein, producing the protein MSDIISFEDFTKIDIRTGTIIEVNDFPKAKKPAYQLTIDFGKLGIKKSSAQITDLYSKEDLLNKQITAVVNFKPKQIANFVSECLVLGIENNNKEVVLLKSTIKTINGTPIN; encoded by the coding sequence ATGTCAGACATAATTTCTTTTGAAGATTTCACTAAAATAGACATCAGAACAGGTACTATTATTGAAGTGAATGACTTTCCAAAAGCAAAAAAACCCGCGTATCAACTTACTATAGATTTCGGGAAATTAGGAATTAAAAAATCCAGTGCACAAATAACAGATCTCTATTCAAAAGAAGACTTACTAAATAAACAAATAACGGCCGTTGTCAATTTTAAACCGAAACAAATTGCCAATTTCGTCAGCGAATGTTTGGTGCTAGGTATTGAAAACAACAATAAAGAAGTGGTACTCTTAAAATCAACTATAAAAACTATTAACGGTACGCCAATTAATTAA